One segment of Capnocytophaga sp. oral taxon 878 DNA contains the following:
- a CDS encoding helicase-related protein, translating to MAYLKRLSFNRNARALALAFDLEKQKRTLLSQEERELLQHYSGFGGLKFILNPHQSEADLKYWAKADQVFWQDVRSLYALIREHSTDERQYQNYVQSLRNSVLTAFYTPMRLTSAIASAIKETGVPLQTMLEPSAGGGNFIRAFKEEHPSLAVTAFEKDLLTGKVLSHLYPEEQVHIDGFEQISPLKRNQFDLVTSNIPFSDTAVFDLSYSRSNDPAKVQASRRVHNYFFLKGLDMVKEGGLLAYITSQGVADSPQNEIIRQAMLSNARLVSAVRLPNNLFTDYAGTEAGSDLIILQKDSQRGALNPIEEQFCNTIKLPQGMIQNEYLLQRENVICTEALAGTNLYGQPAMVYTHSEGVEGIAKEVKERILSDFKAHYLSPETAQQSQTTQIKLQEVNSQEIEVKEIEVKKVERQEFIEIESKINEPSFAIFNTNLTSKESKEIKNQKVEPKVVQLSLFDFLSEQEATATLASPPNISAKTVPTIPTGAKKKTKKKTTTSQLGNAQKLDLFSFTYPINQGNEIEVLSKASPALYYTPPAVSLLKEPVPFEGEYLPHFREDTLVVQADTVGFLQDLNKNKTAATFVPLALSSLERQKAIAYIALRDAYSDLYHKEATTYIPYPTERENLNALYDTFVKNYGRLNSADNIKLIKTDASGAEIPYLEHIKNGVYQKADIFQKPVVFSLRKNENISTEEALLTSLSELGRVDIPYIAELSNTNEEEVKAQLQGKLFYNPIEDEYQIAQKWQAGDVFTKIKAVEAYQNTHPEHPKQSEIEHALEGLRQVIPTPIPFEELDFNLGERWISPQIYSDFASSLFDTKVGVQYSAQTDEFSVECRQKNLHIWEKYAVKSESRTYDGIALFKNALVNTTPDITKKIKIDDKEVKVRDMEAIQLANSKIDEIRNAFPLWLLEQSQEFKDRLAEQYNQSFNCFVRPQYDGSFQSFPGLDRESLGIEDLYDSQKDAIWMIKLNNGAICDHEVGAGKTLIMCCAAQEMKRLGLAHKPMIIGLKANVHEIAETYRRAYPFAKILYPGKEDFTPQKRLRIFGDIKNNDWDCVILTHDQFKMIPQSPEVQQSILQEELQDVEESLWQLEKQGSEVSRAMIKGMYKRKENLEVKLKTLEHDINERTDDTVDFKMMGIDHLLVDESHKFKNLMFNTRHDRVAGLGNSQGSQKALNLLFALRTIQERTGKDMGATFLSGTTISNSLTELYLLFKYLRPQALEKQQIHCFDAWAAIYARKTTDYEFSVANNIVQKERFRYFIKVPELAQFYAEITDYRTAKDVGIDRPEKNEILHNIPPTPDQEVFIQKLMEFAKTGNATLLGRAPLSESEEKAKMLIATDYARKMSLDMRMISDKYEDHPDNKASHCAMKINEYYQKYKAQKGTQFVFSDLGTYKPNEWNPYTEIKRKLVEDYGIPAHEIRFIQEAKNDKMRKQLISDTNEGKIRVLFGSTDMLGTGVNAQKKAVAVHHLDTPWRPSDLQQRDGRAIRKGNEVAKYFADNKVDVIIYAVEKSLDSYKFNLLFNKQLFIDQLKNNKLGKRTIDEGAMDEKSGMNYSEYVAILSGNTDLLEKAKLEKKIGALESEKQTFLRSKYTSKNRLDNLCSDLKALQDRLHRFQTDWQNFSDKAVRREDGSVVNTLHLEGLDEKSSVKQLAQKLQDYAQNARTKGEYQEIGSIYGFQILVKTEVSKKDELDLKENRFFVQGEGGIKYTYNNGRLASDPNLAVMNFVNAIEKIPAMMEKEEKEIALIQKDIPLLKEIIEKVWGKETQLSELKTELSALDRKIQLSLSSDTSQEAEELNKELSQESQKSETQEVPTPTKEFVRETLNRNSRGFKM from the coding sequence ATGGCATATCTTAAAAGACTGAGCTTTAATCGTAATGCTCGTGCACTGGCATTGGCTTTCGATTTAGAGAAGCAAAAGCGCACGCTTCTAAGCCAAGAAGAGCGAGAACTCTTGCAACACTATTCAGGCTTCGGGGGATTGAAGTTTATCCTCAATCCCCACCAGTCTGAAGCTGATTTAAAGTACTGGGCAAAAGCTGACCAAGTCTTTTGGCAAGATGTAAGGAGTCTGTATGCCCTTATTAGAGAACATTCCACTGATGAAAGGCAATACCAAAACTATGTACAAAGCCTTAGAAATTCTGTGCTAACGGCTTTTTATACCCCAATGCGTCTTACCTCGGCTATCGCTTCAGCAATAAAGGAAACAGGCGTACCTCTGCAAACAATGTTAGAACCTTCGGCAGGAGGCGGCAATTTTATCCGTGCTTTTAAAGAAGAGCACCCCTCTCTTGCTGTCACTGCCTTTGAAAAGGACTTGCTCACAGGCAAGGTGCTCTCTCATCTTTACCCAGAGGAGCAGGTACATATTGATGGCTTCGAACAAATCAGTCCACTGAAAAGGAACCAGTTTGATTTAGTAACCAGCAACATCCCTTTTTCCGATACCGCTGTCTTTGATTTGAGTTACTCTCGCAGCAATGACCCTGCTAAGGTACAAGCCTCCCGCAGGGTGCATAACTACTTTTTCTTAAAGGGTTTGGATATGGTAAAGGAAGGAGGACTCCTTGCCTATATCACCTCTCAAGGGGTAGCCGATAGCCCTCAAAATGAGATTATCCGCCAAGCGATGCTCTCCAATGCACGTCTTGTCTCTGCCGTGCGCCTGCCTAACAACCTCTTTACCGATTACGCAGGTACCGAAGCAGGAAGCGATCTTATCATCCTTCAAAAAGACAGTCAAAGAGGCGCTTTAAACCCTATAGAAGAGCAATTCTGCAATACAATAAAGCTACCACAAGGGATGATACAGAACGAGTATCTTTTACAAAGAGAAAACGTTATATGCACCGAAGCTCTTGCAGGCACCAACCTATACGGACAGCCTGCAATGGTCTATACCCATAGTGAAGGAGTAGAAGGCATTGCCAAGGAGGTAAAAGAAAGAATCCTAAGCGATTTTAAAGCACATTATCTATCGCCTGAAACAGCACAACAAAGCCAAACAACACAAATTAAGCTACAAGAGGTTAATTCACAAGAAATTGAGGTAAAGGAAATTGAGGTAAAAAAGGTTGAACGGCAGGAATTTATTGAAATTGAAAGCAAAATCAACGAGCCTTCCTTTGCTATTTTCAATACTAATCTCACCTCTAAAGAGTCAAAAGAAATTAAGAATCAAAAAGTTGAACCCAAAGTCGTTCAGCTAAGTCTCTTTGATTTTCTATCAGAGCAGGAAGCCACCGCTACTTTAGCGAGCCCTCCCAACATTTCAGCAAAAACAGTCCCTACTATACCCACAGGAGCTAAAAAGAAAACAAAGAAGAAAACAACTACCTCTCAATTAGGGAATGCTCAAAAGTTAGACTTGTTTTCTTTTACTTATCCTATCAATCAAGGGAATGAAATAGAGGTGCTTTCAAAAGCTTCTCCTGCTTTGTATTACACGCCTCCTGCGGTATCATTACTAAAAGAACCTGTACCTTTTGAGGGAGAATATTTACCTCATTTCAGAGAAGATACTTTGGTAGTACAAGCCGATACGGTGGGCTTTTTGCAAGATCTCAATAAGAACAAAACAGCTGCTACCTTTGTGCCTCTTGCGCTTTCTTCTTTGGAAAGACAAAAAGCCATTGCCTATATCGCTCTGCGTGATGCTTATTCTGACTTGTACCATAAAGAGGCTACCACCTATATCCCTTATCCTACGGAAAGAGAAAATCTTAATGCCCTTTACGATACTTTTGTCAAGAACTATGGTCGGCTAAATAGTGCTGATAATATCAAGCTAATAAAAACCGATGCCTCAGGCGCTGAAATCCCTTACTTAGAACATATCAAAAACGGTGTTTATCAAAAGGCAGATATCTTTCAAAAGCCTGTGGTATTCTCTCTGAGGAAGAATGAAAACATTTCTACTGAAGAGGCGCTACTCACTTCCTTAAGTGAATTGGGGCGGGTGGATATTCCCTACATAGCTGAGCTTTCTAACACCAATGAGGAAGAAGTCAAAGCGCAGTTACAGGGCAAACTCTTTTACAATCCTATAGAGGACGAATACCAAATTGCCCAAAAGTGGCAAGCGGGGGATGTCTTTACTAAAATCAAAGCCGTAGAAGCATATCAAAATACTCACCCTGAACATCCTAAGCAATCAGAAATTGAGCACGCTTTAGAGGGACTCAGGCAGGTAATTCCTACCCCTATTCCTTTTGAAGAGTTGGATTTTAACTTGGGAGAGCGTTGGATCTCCCCACAAATCTATAGTGATTTTGCCTCTTCGCTTTTCGATACCAAGGTAGGTGTGCAATACAGTGCTCAAACCGATGAGTTTTCAGTGGAATGCCGACAAAAGAACTTACATATCTGGGAGAAATACGCTGTAAAAAGTGAGAGCAGAACCTACGATGGTATTGCCCTCTTCAAAAACGCCTTGGTAAATACCACCCCTGATATTACCAAGAAAATAAAGATAGACGACAAGGAAGTCAAGGTGCGCGATATGGAGGCAATTCAACTGGCAAACAGCAAGATTGATGAAATACGCAATGCTTTCCCTCTGTGGCTCTTAGAGCAGAGTCAGGAGTTTAAAGACCGCTTGGCTGAGCAGTACAATCAGTCTTTTAACTGTTTTGTACGTCCGCAATATGATGGTTCTTTTCAGTCCTTCCCTGGACTTGATAGAGAGAGTTTAGGCATAGAGGATTTGTATGATAGTCAGAAAGATGCTATTTGGATGATAAAGCTCAACAATGGGGCGATTTGCGACCACGAGGTAGGTGCTGGTAAAACCCTTATTATGTGCTGTGCTGCTCAAGAGATGAAGCGTTTAGGATTAGCGCATAAACCGATGATTATAGGGCTTAAAGCCAATGTACACGAAATAGCCGAGACCTATCGCCGTGCCTATCCTTTTGCTAAAATCCTTTACCCTGGCAAGGAGGATTTTACCCCTCAAAAGCGTTTGCGTATCTTTGGAGACATCAAAAACAATGATTGGGATTGCGTAATTCTCACCCACGACCAGTTTAAGATGATACCGCAATCCCCCGAGGTGCAACAGAGCATTTTGCAAGAAGAACTCCAAGATGTTGAAGAGAGTCTTTGGCAGTTGGAAAAACAAGGCAGTGAAGTCTCTCGTGCGATGATTAAAGGAATGTACAAGCGTAAAGAAAACCTAGAAGTAAAGCTCAAAACCTTAGAACACGACATCAATGAGCGCACCGATGATACAGTAGATTTTAAGATGATGGGCATTGATCACCTCTTAGTAGATGAAAGCCATAAGTTCAAAAACTTAATGTTCAATACAAGGCACGATAGAGTGGCAGGATTGGGAAACTCTCAAGGCAGTCAAAAAGCCCTCAACCTGCTTTTTGCCTTGCGAACTATTCAAGAGCGCACTGGCAAGGATATGGGGGCTACTTTTTTATCGGGGACTACTATTTCCAATTCACTTACTGAGCTTTATTTGCTCTTTAAGTACCTGCGTCCTCAAGCCTTAGAAAAGCAACAAATTCACTGTTTCGATGCGTGGGCAGCGATCTATGCCCGTAAGACCACCGATTACGAATTTTCAGTGGCTAACAACATTGTGCAGAAAGAACGCTTCCGCTACTTTATCAAAGTACCCGAATTAGCGCAGTTTTACGCCGAAATAACCGATTATAGAACCGCAAAGGATGTTGGGATAGACAGACCCGAAAAGAACGAAATTTTACACAATATACCCCCTACACCCGATCAAGAGGTATTTATTCAAAAACTAATGGAGTTTGCCAAAACGGGTAATGCAACCCTCTTGGGACGTGCGCCACTATCCGAATCTGAGGAAAAAGCCAAAATGCTTATCGCAACTGATTATGCCCGTAAAATGTCCTTAGATATGCGAATGATCTCCGATAAGTACGAAGATCATCCCGATAACAAAGCCTCTCATTGTGCGATGAAAATCAATGAATATTATCAAAAGTACAAAGCACAGAAAGGGACTCAGTTTGTCTTTTCTGATTTGGGTACTTACAAGCCCAACGAGTGGAATCCCTACACTGAAATCAAACGCAAATTAGTAGAAGACTATGGCATTCCTGCCCACGAAATCCGTTTTATCCAAGAGGCTAAAAACGATAAAATGCGCAAACAACTCATCAGTGACACCAACGAGGGCAAGATACGGGTACTCTTTGGTTCTACCGATATGCTTGGCACAGGAGTCAATGCGCAGAAAAAAGCCGTTGCTGTACATCACTTGGATACCCCTTGGCGACCCAGCGATTTGCAACAAAGGGACGGACGTGCCATTCGCAAGGGTAATGAAGTGGCCAAATATTTTGCTGATAATAAGGTGGATGTAATTATCTATGCTGTTGAAAAGTCTTTGGACTCTTACAAGTTCAACCTACTGTTTAACAAACAGCTTTTTATCGACCAGCTTAAGAACAATAAGTTGGGCAAAAGAACCATTGATGAGGGAGCGATGGACGAAAAGTCGGGAATGAACTATTCTGAATATGTGGCTATCCTCTCAGGAAATACCGATTTACTCGAAAAAGCGAAGTTGGAAAAGAAGATTGGAGCTTTAGAGAGTGAAAAACAAACGTTCTTACGCTCTAAATATACCTCTAAAAACCGTTTAGATAACCTCTGTAGCGATTTGAAAGCCCTACAAGACCGCTTACATCGTTTTCAGACGGATTGGCAAAACTTTTCAGATAAAGCGGTGCGCCGAGAAGATGGCTCGGTAGTCAATACATTGCATTTGGAAGGCTTAGACGAAAAGAGCAGTGTAAAGCAGTTAGCGCAAAAGTTACAAGATTATGCCCAAAACGCCCGTACCAAAGGCGAATATCAAGAAATAGGAAGTATCTATGGTTTTCAGATATTGGTAAAGACTGAAGTCTCCAAAAAAGACGAACTTGACCTAAAAGAAAACCGCTTTTTTGTACAAGGAGAAGGTGGTATCAAGTACACCTATAACAACGGACGATTGGCAAGTGACCCTAACTTGGCTGTGATGAATTTTGTCAATGCCATTGAGAAAATCCCTGCAATGATGGAAAAGGAAGAAAAAGAGATTGCCCTTATCCAAAAGGACATTCCTCTTCTAAAGGAAATCATCGAGAAAGTATGGGGTAAAGAAACACAGCTCTCCGAACTTAAAACTGAGCTCTCAGCCCTCGATAGGAAAATACAACTTTCGCTCTCCTCCGATACTTCACAAGAGGCAGAAGAACTCAATAAAGAGCTATCACAAGAGAGTCAAAAAAGCGAAACTCAAGAAGTCCCAACTCCCACGAAGGAGTTTGTAAGAGAGACTCTTAACAGAAACTCACGAGGGTTTAAAATGTAG
- the tssO gene encoding type VI secretion system TssO: MNETFWKKIRFAMIFVLLASLLLLVLVKLIRPIPFIEGNEVMKEIQNSEKILKEQKEYTHKVRILCDTIKGIDFQINQQQRLEEIKREIQSLEDVYKENKDAKYIFGLQSARVLRIYFEARESFNKIQTNNKKLKSNLDECKANI; encoded by the coding sequence ATGAATGAAACATTTTGGAAGAAAATACGCTTTGCAATGATATTCGTACTCTTGGCTTCACTCCTACTTTTGGTGTTAGTCAAACTCATACGACCTATTCCTTTTATTGAAGGCAATGAGGTAATGAAGGAGATTCAAAACTCAGAGAAAATCCTCAAAGAGCAGAAAGAATACACTCACAAGGTGCGTATACTTTGCGATACTATTAAAGGAATTGACTTTCAAATCAATCAGCAACAGCGTTTAGAGGAGATAAAAAGAGAAATACAATCCCTTGAAGATGTTTACAAGGAAAACAAAGATGCAAAGTACATTTTTGGTCTGCAATCGGCAAGGGTACTGAGAATTTATTTTGAAGCGCGAGAATCATTCAATAAAATTCAGACAAACAACAAAAAACTCAAAAGCAACTTAGATGAGTGTAAAGCCAATATTTAA
- a CDS encoding AAA family ATPase has product MEDTFSTGLNAALKLAKNMAIAEHHTSFGVAHLALAMLYEPSGLREVLEGLGKDIAYMIEWFEMRKESYQSEEIPFDDSFEDREIKKLWEEAVRSKIKLGADTIDAVCVFMAIVREGVIYSAAQIELLGVEEKEFLNQFSISSFELSASDSQAIEEMTSGFAFAVNLKTDKIITEGSLVIGREEEVRNILENLERTQNKATLLVGDSGIGKTAIVKAFVKELNENRDHQLQNTLVFGLNVSKLLSGSTSENELSKKTVELFEKLNKLQNTSILVIDDLQVLLENATGKSNLMINVLNSQLSEGATNLIMCISSDAYHKYLEKHPIHTKLEVLQLEELDHFHLLKCLERHQEHFQKAYQIEISQATLAEAIYLSRRYFKESKLPYGAIDLIDRTLAAVKMSNANTSTTITVFKKKLEKLKTSEEKDFSKLQLWQNTLLSKLSAIISSRLIGSYVLTEETPYEEGIAKMEALLVELEALSAHKITCIEPTEIEAIIAVITGIPIGKIQADEKDRLLNIENRLQERVKGQNRAIQTLADAIIESRSGLSNPKQPIGSFFFLGPTGTGKTELTKSLAELLFDDENAMIRFDMSEFKEEHSAALLYGAPPGYVGYEEGGMLVTKIRQKPYSVVLFDEIEKAHSSVYDVFLQIMDEGTIHDKLGRSGDFSNAIIIFTSNIASSWIAEEISKGHTPTSNELIEVMSEYFRPEFLGRLTEVVPFSPITEAVAQDIFLLHLSKLQQQLQVQKNISLSLTEEALHYLSNKGYSQKYGARPIAGIIRNYLKKAISKFIVAQQVKEGETLKVDYKDNQLIWSVE; this is encoded by the coding sequence ATGGAAGATACGTTTAGCACAGGATTAAACGCCGCGTTGAAGTTGGCTAAAAATATGGCAATAGCCGAGCACCACACGAGCTTTGGAGTGGCACATCTGGCATTGGCAATGCTTTATGAACCCTCAGGACTTCGTGAGGTCTTGGAAGGCTTGGGTAAGGATATCGCCTATATGATAGAGTGGTTTGAGATGCGCAAAGAGTCCTATCAGTCAGAAGAAATACCCTTTGACGATTCCTTTGAGGATAGAGAGATCAAAAAGCTGTGGGAAGAGGCTGTCCGTTCCAAAATCAAATTAGGAGCGGATACGATAGATGCCGTATGTGTGTTTATGGCAATTGTAAGAGAAGGCGTGATATATTCTGCTGCGCAAATAGAGCTATTGGGCGTAGAAGAAAAAGAGTTTTTAAATCAGTTTAGTATCTCCTCCTTTGAGCTAAGCGCATCCGATAGCCAGGCAATAGAGGAAATGACCTCTGGATTTGCTTTTGCTGTAAACCTTAAAACCGATAAGATTATCACAGAGGGCAGTCTTGTGATAGGTCGTGAAGAAGAAGTACGAAATATCTTGGAGAACTTAGAGCGTACCCAGAACAAAGCCACTTTATTGGTGGGTGATTCTGGTATAGGTAAAACAGCCATTGTAAAAGCCTTTGTAAAAGAACTGAATGAAAATAGAGATCACCAACTGCAAAACACCTTGGTTTTTGGGCTAAATGTGTCCAAATTGCTATCAGGTAGCACCTCTGAGAATGAACTCTCTAAGAAAACGGTTGAACTCTTTGAAAAACTAAACAAACTGCAAAATACATCTATCTTAGTTATTGATGATCTGCAAGTGCTATTAGAGAATGCCACAGGTAAATCCAATTTGATGATCAATGTGCTTAACTCCCAGCTTAGTGAAGGAGCTACCAACCTGATAATGTGTATTTCTTCAGATGCTTACCACAAGTATTTAGAAAAACACCCTATCCATACTAAGTTAGAGGTACTACAATTAGAAGAATTAGACCATTTTCACCTGCTCAAATGCTTAGAGCGACACCAAGAACACTTTCAGAAAGCCTATCAGATTGAGATTTCTCAGGCTACACTTGCTGAGGCAATTTACCTATCACGGCGTTATTTTAAGGAGAGTAAACTCCCTTATGGGGCTATTGACCTTATTGATCGCACCTTGGCAGCAGTGAAGATGAGCAATGCCAATACCTCTACAACGATAACAGTTTTTAAAAAGAAATTAGAAAAACTTAAAACCAGTGAAGAAAAAGACTTTTCAAAACTACAACTCTGGCAAAATACTCTTTTAAGCAAGTTAAGTGCTATTATCAGTAGCAGGCTTATCGGTAGCTATGTACTTACTGAGGAAACTCCTTATGAGGAGGGTATTGCTAAAATGGAAGCCCTTCTTGTAGAACTTGAAGCACTATCAGCTCATAAGATCACTTGTATAGAGCCTACTGAGATAGAAGCTATCATTGCGGTGATTACAGGTATTCCCATCGGTAAGATACAAGCCGATGAAAAGGATCGTTTGCTCAACATAGAAAACCGTTTGCAAGAACGGGTAAAAGGTCAGAATAGGGCTATACAAACCCTTGCCGATGCCATTATAGAATCGCGTAGTGGACTGAGCAATCCCAAGCAACCTATTGGCTCGTTTTTCTTCTTAGGTCCTACAGGGACAGGAAAGACAGAGCTTACCAAATCGCTGGCAGAGCTGCTCTTTGACGATGAAAATGCGATGATACGCTTTGATATGTCTGAGTTCAAGGAAGAACATTCAGCAGCTTTGCTCTATGGAGCGCCACCAGGTTACGTAGGTTATGAAGAGGGCGGTATGCTTGTAACTAAAATACGACAGAAACCTTATTCAGTAGTGCTCTTTGATGAGATAGAAAAAGCCCACAGCTCTGTGTATGACGTCTTTTTGCAAATAATGGATGAGGGTACTATTCACGATAAGTTAGGGCGCAGTGGTGATTTCTCTAATGCAATTATTATCTTTACCTCAAACATTGCCAGCAGTTGGATAGCAGAAGAAATTAGCAAGGGGCATACGCCTACCTCTAATGAGCTTATTGAGGTGATGAGTGAGTATTTCAGACCTGAGTTTTTAGGACGCCTTACAGAGGTAGTGCCTTTTTCACCTATTACAGAAGCGGTAGCTCAGGATATTTTCTTATTGCACCTCTCAAAATTACAACAGCAATTACAAGTGCAAAAGAACATATCCTTATCCCTTACAGAAGAAGCATTGCATTACCTTTCTAACAAGGGTTACTCACAAAAATATGGCGCACGCCCCATTGCAGGGATTATCAGGAATTACCTGAAAAAAGCGATCTCCAAGTTTATCGTGGCGCAGCAGGTAAAAGAAGGTGAAACCTTAAAGGTAGATTATAAAGATAACCAACTTATATGGAGTGTTGAGTAA
- a CDS encoding DUF1896 family protein, whose protein sequence is MKETQTKPQITDSTLGSLSYYELRLKELLQTSFPNLLADTVFIKDRSEYAAQAYQEAFESGISIPECDKIASGVLFDGLFFSPFDMVFEVVSQEFDTQLADEDLRPFALKIFPELVPYFKKYENEIDEDFQHSAAYQSLYTELTGAIELWIEENGIS, encoded by the coding sequence ATGAAAGAAACACAAACCAAACCCCAGATCACTGACAGTACCTTAGGGTCATTGTCTTATTACGAGTTAAGACTCAAAGAGCTGTTACAAACGAGTTTTCCTAATCTTTTAGCAGACACTGTCTTTATCAAGGACAGAAGTGAGTATGCAGCCCAAGCCTACCAAGAGGCTTTTGAGTCGGGTATCAGTATTCCTGAATGTGATAAAATAGCCTCAGGAGTACTCTTCGACGGGCTCTTCTTCTCACCCTTTGATATGGTTTTTGAGGTCGTTTCTCAGGAGTTCGATACTCAATTAGCTGATGAGGATTTGCGCCCCTTTGCCTTAAAAATCTTCCCAGAACTGGTTCCTTACTTTAAAAAGTACGAGAATGAAATCGATGAGGATTTTCAGCACTCCGCTGCCTATCAATCCCTCTACACAGAACTTACGGGTGCCATCGAACTATGGATAGAAGAAAATGGCATATCTTAA
- a CDS encoding GPW/gp25 family protein, giving the protein MEYLKTSIDFSQLLQGRQLARCSTQESIAQHIMMIVTSHYGEVVSREDYGSAIWELEFHQLVRADVWEDEVSASLLATINKYEPRLKQVEVKVTLSEIEDYSHHSKVHIRRKADITVKGQLVTNQLPFYFTTAIYISPLSQQQA; this is encoded by the coding sequence ATGGAGTACCTAAAAACCTCTATTGATTTCTCTCAGTTGCTTCAAGGTAGGCAACTGGCGCGTTGTAGCACACAGGAGTCCATCGCCCAGCATATAATGATGATAGTCACTTCTCATTATGGGGAGGTGGTCTCACGTGAGGATTATGGTTCTGCTATATGGGAGTTAGAATTTCATCAATTAGTGAGAGCAGATGTATGGGAGGATGAGGTCAGTGCCTCTTTGCTGGCAACTATTAACAAATACGAACCGCGTTTGAAGCAGGTAGAGGTAAAGGTTACCCTCTCTGAAATTGAGGATTATTCGCACCATAGCAAAGTACACATAAGGCGCAAGGCTGATATAACTGTAAAAGGACAGCTTGTTACCAATCAATTGCCGTTTTACTTTACAACTGCCATTTACATTAGTCCCCTTTCTCAACAACAAGCATAG
- a CDS encoding TssN family type VI secretion system protein: MEALISFFVKYLLVPLLAVVMLFVVNKLAGIKKKIQVKKVIIFVLIVVLILTLPSLFALLKNEFVWGGLVLSIISYLILGIGLVYYVKSSYYAKTLGFEDDLQDKAIFFLVLCIAMLVSGWAYYLFFNLLSTLPYASTAMFIVLWFVMPLLYVIARDYYLKFAPVFRTPWVVKSDATDSSYWERVDTFNLIQVTVRIKKTPDAENYSSYVVKLPMEVPIGKWFDRFIEDQNVRFPESPILTKDEDEDIGWVFYTPKWFTIPLFVRFLDPENEAYDNRIKNRQIIYIRRVKLEKGI; the protein is encoded by the coding sequence ATGGAAGCGTTAATTTCATTTTTTGTAAAATACTTACTTGTACCGCTCTTGGCAGTGGTAATGCTTTTTGTGGTTAATAAATTAGCAGGTATAAAAAAGAAGATACAGGTTAAAAAAGTCATCATCTTTGTGCTTATTGTGGTGCTTATCTTAACGCTACCTTCACTTTTTGCACTGCTCAAAAATGAGTTTGTGTGGGGTGGTTTGGTACTTAGTATCATCTCCTACCTCATCTTAGGAATAGGTTTGGTGTACTATGTAAAGAGCAGTTATTACGCTAAAACACTGGGTTTTGAAGATGATTTACAAGATAAGGCAATTTTCTTTTTAGTGCTGTGTATTGCAATGTTAGTCTCAGGTTGGGCCTATTACCTCTTCTTTAACTTGTTAAGCACGCTTCCTTATGCAAGCACTGCAATGTTTATTGTCCTGTGGTTTGTAATGCCTTTGCTATACGTAATAGCAAGGGATTACTATCTAAAATTTGCTCCTGTTTTTCGTACTCCTTGGGTGGTTAAGTCTGATGCTACGGATAGTTCTTATTGGGAGCGTGTAGATACCTTTAACCTTATACAAGTTACTGTTCGCATCAAGAAAACCCCTGATGCTGAGAATTATTCTTCTTATGTTGTAAAGTTACCTATGGAAGTTCCGATAGGAAAATGGTTTGATCGTTTTATTGAAGACCAGAATGTACGCTTTCCAGAAAGTCCTATACTCACCAAAGATGAAGACGAGGATATTGGCTGGGTATTTTACACTCCTAAGTGGTTTACTATACCACTTTTTGTAAGGTTTTTAGATCCAGAGAATGAGGCTTATGACAATAGGATTAAGAACCGACAGATAATTTATATCCGTAGGGTGAAATTAGAAAAAGGTATTTAA